In Panthera leo isolate Ple1 chromosome E3, P.leo_Ple1_pat1.1, whole genome shotgun sequence, a genomic segment contains:
- the ZNF668 gene encoding zinc finger protein 668: MEVESTEARSSSALGYKRSGRRYKCLSCTKTFPNAPRAARHAATHGPVDYTEEVAETKLKPETEPKAEDASGDKVSSASAKPRPYACPLCPKAYKTAPELRSHGRSHTGEKPFPCPECGRRFMQPVCLRVHLASHAGELPFRCAHCPKAYGALSKLKIHQRGHTGERPYACSDCGKSFADPSVFRKHRRTHAGLRPYGCERCGKAYAELKDLRNHERSHTGERPFLCSECGKSFSRSSSLTCHQRIHAAQKPYRCPACGKGFTQLSSYQSHERTHSGEKPFLCPRCGRMFSDPSSFRRHQRAHEGVKPYRCEKCGKDFRQPADLAMHRRVHTGDRPFKCLQCDKTFVASWDLKRHALVHSGQRPFRCEECGRAFAERASLTKHSRVHSGERPFHCNACGKSFVVSSSLRKHERTHRSSEAAGAPPQQELVVGLALPVSVSGEGSTAPAAGAGLGDPPAGLLGLPPESGGVMATQWQVVGMTVEHVECQDAGVGEAPGPLAGAGEVGGEEVDEKPPQFVCRECKETFSTLTLLRRHERSHPELRPFPCTQCGKSFSDRAGLRKHSRTHSSVRPYTCPHCPKAFLSASDLRKHERTHPVPIGTPTPLEPLVALLGMPEEGPA; this comes from the exons ATGGAGGTGGAGTCTACGGAGGCCCGGTCATCCTCGGCCCTCGGCTACAAGCGATCCGGCCGTCGCTACAAGTGCCTGTCCTGTACTAAGACATTTCCAAATGCGCCCAGGGCAGCGCGTCACGCTGCCACCCATGGTCCTGTAGACTACACAGAGGAGGTGGCGGAAACGAAGCTGAAGccggagacagaacccaaagcagaggATGCCAGCGGGGACAAGGTGTCAAGTGCATCGGCAAAGCCTCGGCCTTATGCATGCCCGCTGTGCCCCAAGGCCTATAAAACGGCACCTGAGCTGCGCAGTCACGGTCGCAGCCACACTGGTGAAAAGCCCTTCCCTTGCCCCGAGTGTGGCCGCCGCTTTATGCAGCCAGTGTGCCTGCGTGTGCACCTGGCCTCACATGCTGGCGAGCTGCCCTTCCGCTGTGCTCACTGCCCCAAGGCCTATGGCGCGCTCTCCAAGCTCAAGATTCACCAGCGTGGTCACACGGGCGAGAGGCCGTATGCTTGCTCCGATTGCGGCAAGAGCTTCGCCGACCCTTCGGTGTTCCGCAAGCACCGGCGCACCCACGCGGGCCTGCGGCCCTACGGCTGCGAGCGCTGCGGCAAGGCCTACGCTGAGCTCAAGGACCTACGCAACCATGAGCG GTCCCACACCGGTGAGCGCCCCTTCCTCTGCTCGGAGTGTGGGAAGAGTTTCTCCCGCTCGTCCTCGCTCACGTGCCACCAGCGGATCCATGCGGCACAGAAGCCCTATCGCTGCCCAGCCTGTGGCAAGGGCTTCACGCAGCTCAGCTCCTACCAGAGCCATGAGCGCACTCACTCGGGCGAGAAGCCCTTCCTGTGCCCACGTTGTGGCCGCATGTTCTCCGACCCCTCAAGCTTCCGGCGCCACCAGCGGGCGCACGAGGGGGTAAAGCCTTATCGCTGCGAGAAGTGCGGCAAAGACTTTCGGCAGCCCGCAGACCTGGCCATGCACAGGCGGGTGCACACAGGCGACCGGCCGTTCAAGTGCCTGCAGTGTGACAAGACGTTCGTGGCGTCTTGGGACCTCAAGCGCCATGCGTTGGTCCACTCAGGCCAACGGCCCTTTCGCTGTGAGGAGTGTGGGCGAGCCTTCGCCGAGCGAGCCAGCCTTACTAAGCACAGCCGGGTGCACTCAGGTGAGCGCCCCTTCCACTGTAACGCCTGTGGAAAATCCTTCGTGGTATCGTCCAGCCTGAGGAAGCATGAGCGGACCCATCGGAGTAGTGAGGCCGCAGGGGCTCCCCCTCAACAGGAGCTGGTAGTAGGGCTGGCACTGCCTGTCAGTGTGTCAGGCGAGGGCTCAACGGCCCCGGCAGCAGGTGCAGGGCTAGGGGACCCTCCAGCAGGGCTGCTAGGGCTGCCCCCCGAATCAGGTGGTGTGATGGCCACCCAGTGGCAAGTGGTAGGCATGACGGTGGAACATGTGGAGTGCCAAGATGCTGGGGTTGGGGAGGCTCCTGGTCCCTTGGCAGGGGCGGGCgaggtgggaggtgaggaagtTGACGAGAAGCCACCGCAGTTTGTGTGCCGGGAGTGTAAGGAGACGTTCTCCACGCTGACGCTGCTGCGACGGCATGAGCGCTCACACCCAGAGCTCCGGCCCTTTCCCTGCACCCAGTGTGGCAAGAGCTTCTCTGACCGGGCTGGGCTGCGCAAACACAGCCGCACCCACAGCTCTGTGCGCCCCTAcacctgcccccactgccccaaGGCCTTCTTGAGTGCCAGCGACCTGCGCAAGCATGAGCGTACCCACCCCGTTCCCATCGGGACCCCCACGCCCCTCGAGCCCCTTGTGGCTTTGCTAGGAATGCCTGAAGAGGGACCAGCGTGA
- the STX4 gene encoding syntaxin-4 — protein MRDRTHELRQGDDSSDDEDKERVALVVHPGTARLGSPDDEFFQKVRTIRQTIVKLENKVRELEKQQVTILATPLPEESMKQDLQNLRDEIKQLGREIRAQLKAIEPQKEEADENYNSVNTRMKKTQHGVLSQQFVELINKCNLMQSEYREKNVERIRRQLKITNAGMVSDEELEQMLDSGQSEVFVSNILKDTQVTRQALNEISARHSEIQQLERSIRELHEIFTFLATEVEVQGEMINRIEKNILSSADYVERGQEHVKMALENQKKARKKKVLIAICLSVTVLIVAVIIGVSILV, from the exons ATGCGCGACAGGACCCACGAACTGAGGCAG GGGGATGACAGTTCGGACGATGAGGACAAGGAGCGGGTCGCGCTGGTGGTACACCCGGGCACCGCACGGCTGGGGAGCCCGGACGATGAGTTCTTCCAAAAG GTCCGGACAATTCGACAGACTATTGTCAAGCTGGAGAATAAAGTCCGAGAGTTGGAGAAGCAGCAGGTCACCATCCTGGCCACGCCCCTTCCCGAGGAGA GTATGAAGCAGGACCTGCAGAACCTGCGTGATGAGATCAAACAGCTGGGGAGGGAGATCCGAGCGCAGCTGAAGG CCATAGAGCCCCAAAAGGAGGAAGCTGATGAGAATTATAACTCAGTCAACACAAGGATGAAAAAAACCCAG CATGGGGTCCTGTCCCAGCAATTCGTGGAGCTCATCAACAAGTGCAACTTGATGCAGTCGGAATATCGGGAGAAGAATGTGGAGCGGATTCGGAGGCAGCTGAAGATCA CAAATGCTGGAATGGTGTCTGACGAAGAGCTGGAGCAGATGCTGGACAGTGGGCAGAGTGAGGTGTTTGTATCCAAT ATACTGAAGGACACACAAGTGACTCGACAGGCCCTAAATGAGATCTCAGCCCGGCACAGTGAGATCCAGCAGCTTGAACGCAGTATCCGTGAACTTCATGAGATCTTCACTTTTCTGGCTACTGAAGTGGAGGTGCAG GGGGAGATGATCAACCGGATTGAGAAGAACATCCTGAGCTCAGCAGACTATGTGGAACGGGGGCAGGAGCATGTCAAGATGGCCCTGGAGAACCAGAAGAAGGCACGGAAG AAAAAAGTTTTGAtcgccatctgtctgtctgtcactgTCCTCATTGTGGCAGTGATCATTGGTGTCTCCATATTGGTTTGA
- the ZNF646 gene encoding zinc finger protein 646 — translation MEDVPTSLSCSDCQRHFPSLPELSRHRELLHPSSKQDSEEADSIPRPYRCQQCGRGYRHPGSLVNHRRTHETGLFPCTTCGKDFTNPVALKSHMRTHAPEGRRRRRPPRSKEVIPHLQGETASSDSRDHRLSPGESWTSQKKHEEETFGCESGPDPRAALSTWEDPPTRQREGWESQPDSEEGAERWGPTTNSTRATPLPTPASTLLSNLEQYLAESVVNFTGGQEPTQSPPAEEERRYKCSQCGKTYKHAGSLTNHRQSHTLGIYPCAICFKEFSNLMALKNHSRLHAQYQPYQCPHCPRAFRIPRELLEHQQSHEGERQERLWEEKEMPTTNGHTDESSQDQLPSTQTLNCSGELSTSGELEDSGLEEYRPFRCGDCGRTYRHAGSLINHRKSHQTGVYPCSICSKQLFNAAALKNHVRAHHRPRQGAGEDGQPSVPPAPLHLADTTHKDEEVPTTTLDHRPYKCDECGRAYRHRGSLVNHRHSHRTGEYQCSLCPRKYPNLMALRNHVRVHCKAARRSAGPGAEGPPSHLKVELPPDPMEAEAAPPTDQGHGCKHKEETTDVPPAADRTAPQICSMCGMLFEDAESLELHGRTHGEREDSKTETRVSPPRAFACQDCGKSYRHSGSLINHRQTHQTGDFSCGACAKHFHTMAAMKNHLRRHSGRWSKQHRRRASSAGSGGEAKIPSGGSWAQELVENSKGLDCPQDPSGGSPNVAQGNLESDGGCLQADTERDRCGLERDEACFQGDKESRGTEEGLEKKEACFLDNLDIPDDEESNGTRFCDDLSGVGEDQKLATDQPSSSCHSPEAVTSWPAEVSHTCSDCGHSFPHVTGLLSHRPCHPPGIYQCSLCPKEFDSLPALRSHFQNHGPGEAAPAQPFLCCLCGMIFPGRAGYRLHRRQAHDSSGMTEGSEEEGEEEGASGAASTRSPPLQLSEAELLNQLQREVEALDGAGYGHICGCCGQTYDDLGSLERHHQSQSSGNTIDKSPSHLESGDAMGRVADPDHVFEDTVACLSGEGGDTKSGEGVGAMVVDNLCMQGGESSLEAQPRPFRCNQCGKTYRHGGSLVNHRKIHQTGDFICPVCSRCYPNLAAYRNHLRNHPRCKGSEPQVGPVPEAGGSSEPQNMAEEGLGQADVGKFQEELKVEPLEEVARVKEEEWEEAAVKGEEVEPRLETAEKSCQTEASSERPFSCEVCGRSYKHAGSLINHRQSHQTGHFGCQACSKGFSNLMSLKNHRRIHADPRRFRCSECGKAFRLRKQLASHQRVHVERGGSGGTRKLIREDRPFRCGQCGRTYRHAGSLLNHRRSHDTGQYSCPTCPKTYSNSMALKDHQRLHSESRRRRAGLSRRAAVRCALCGRGFPGRGSLEQHLREHEDTKSGPRGPNGTEGSEGNLANDQGLEDTSGGTESVLQLEDGARRLGGQSLSPIRATGSEATELVSWDMGNAEGRQGDGGPVDHGGDWVPQGHILTKPEDESGNSIPKSPCHLGNSQSNGPSLSPVDSWDDGDSRPELRQESHTFSCSHCGKTYCHSEDPLNCHSPSKTDRHYCLLCSKEFLNPVVTKTHSHNHIDAQTFACPECGMAFQSHHELASHLHTHASGLSQMPPLREEARGPEGGAVKDEVDLPGQGEIQKAPSEPPRTPGDNTGSANGGQGVKSTVAEDEERPFRCAQCGRSYRHAGSLLNHQKAHTTGLYPCSLCPKLLPNLLSLKNHGRTHTDPKRHRCSICGKAFRTAARLEGHGRVHAPREGPFTCPHCPRHFRRRISFQQHQQQHQEEWTVASSGAPKAPAAGRRDLSLPPPPTPTTPLLDPSPQWPADLSFSL, via the coding sequence ATGGAGGACGTGCCCACCTCACTCAGCTGCTCTGACTGTCAGCGCCACTTTCCTAGTCTTCCGGAACTGTCCCGGCACCGCGAGCTGCTCCATCCATCTTCCAAGCAGGACAGTGAGGAGGCAGACAGCATCCCTCGGCCCTACCGCTGTCAGCAGTGTGGGCGGGGCTACCGTCACCCAGGGAGCTTGGTCAACCACCGCCGGACCCACGAGACTGGACTTTTCCCCTGTACCACCTGTGGCAAGGACTTTACCAATCCCGTGGCCCTCAAGAGCCACATGAGGACTCATGCTCCGGAGGGCCGCCGTAGGCGCCGGCCTCCCCGCTCCAAGGAAGTCATTCCACATCTTCAAGGGGAGACAGCATCCTCTGACTCCAGGGACCACAGGCTCAGCCCTGGGGAAAGCTGGACAAGCCAGAAAAAACATGAGGAAGAGACCTTTGGCTGTGAGTCTGGGCCTGACCCCAGGGCAGCTTTGAGCACTTGGGAAGATCCACCCACCCGACAAAGAGAAGGCTGGGAAAGCCAGCCAGATTCAGAGGAGGGTGCAGAGCGCTGGGGGCCCACTACCAATTCTACCAGAGccaccccgctccccaccccagccagcacCCTCCTTAGCAATTTGGAACAGTATTTGGCTGAATCGGTAGTGAATTTCACAGGGGGCCAGGAGCCCACTCAGTCCCCTCCTGCTGAGGAAGAACGGCGGTACAAGTGCAGTCAATGTGGCAAGACATACAAGCATGCTGGGAGCCTCACGAACCACCGCCAGAGCCACACCTTGGGCATCTACCCTTGTGCCATCTGCTTCAAAGAGTTCTCTAACCTCATGGCTCTGAAGAACCACTCCCGACTCCATGCCCAGTATCAGCCTTACCAGTGTCCCCACTGTCCCCGTGCCTTTAGGATCCCCCGAGAGCTGCTGGAACACCAACAGTCCCATGAGGGTGAAAGGCAAGAGCGGctatgggaagagaaagagatgccCACCACCAACGGGCACACAGATGAGAGCAGCCAGGATCAGCTCCCTAGTACACAGACGCTGAACTGCTCTGGGGAGCTCAGCACCTCTGGGGAGCTAGAGGACAGTGGCCTAGAGGAGTATCGGCCTTTCCGTTGTGGAGACTGTGGCCGTACTTACCGCCATGCTGGGAGCCTCATCAACCATCGCAAGAGCCACCAGACTGGTGTCTACCCCTGCTCCATCTGTTCCAAGCAGCTGTTCAATGCAGCTGCCCTCAAAAACCATGTGCGGGCTCATCACAGACCCCGGCAAGGAGCTGGGGAGGACGGGCAGCCATCAGTGCCACCAGCTCCCCTGCATCTGGCTGATACCACCCACAAAGATGAAGaggtccccaccaccaccctggaCCACCGCCCCTATAAGTGTGATGAGTGTGGTCGGGCTTACCGCCACCGGGGGAGCCTGGTGAACCACCGCCACAGCCATCGGACAGGAGAGTACCAGTGCTCACTCTGTCCCCGCAAGTATCCTAACCTTATGGCCCTGCGGAACCATGTGCGGGTACATTGCAAAGCTGCTCGCCGCAGCGCAGGCCCAGGGGCTGAGGGTCCCCCCAGCCACCTCAAGGTAGAGCTCCCGCCTGACCCCATGGAAGCAGAGGCAGCCCCACCCACTGATCAGGGGCATGGGTGCAAACACAAAGAGGAGACCACTGATGTCCCGCCAGCAGCTGATAGGACAGCACCACAGATATGTAGCATGTGTGGGATGCTCTTTGAAGATGCTGAGAGCCTTGAACTTCATGGCCGGacccatggggaaagggaagacagCAAGACAGAGACTAGGGTGTCCCCTCCTCGGGCTTTTGCATGCCAAGATTGTGGAAAGAGCTATCGTCACTCAGGCAGCCTTATCAACCACAGGCAGACCCACCAGACGGGGGACTTCAGTTGTGGGGCCTGTGCCAAGCACTTCCACACTATGGCCGCCATGAAGAACCATTTGCGACGCCACAGTGGGCGGTGGAGCAAGCAGCACCGGAGGCGAGCTAGCAGTGCTGGCAGTGGGGGAGAAGCCAAAATCCCATCCGGTGGGAGCTGGGCCCAGGAGTTGGTGGAAAACAGTAAGGGCCTGGACTGTCCGCAAGACCCTTCAGGGGGAAGTCCTAATGTAGCCCAAGGCAACTTGGAAAGTGATGGGGGCTGTTTGCAGGCTGACACTGAAAGGGATAGATGTGGGCTTGAGAGGGATGAGGCCTGTTTCCAGGGTGATAAAGAGAGCAGAGGTACTGAGGAAGGACTGGAAAAGAAGGAGGCTTGTTTCCTTGACAACTTGGACATCCCAGATGATGAGGAAAGCAATGGGACTCGCTTCTGTGATGATCTCAGTGGGGTGGGTGAAGACCAGAAACTAGCCACTGACCAGCCCAGCTCCTCTTGCCACTCTCCTGAAGCTGTCACTAGCTGGCCGGCTGAGGTCTCCCACACGTGTTCTGACTGTGGGCATTCTTTCCCTCATGTCACTGGCCTGCTGAGCCATAGGCCCTGCCACCCCCCAGGCATCTATCAGTGCTCTCTCTGCCCGAAGGAGTTTGACTCACTGCCTGCCCTGCGCAGCCATTTCCAGAACCATGGGCCCGGGGAGGCAGCCCCTGCACagcctttcctctgctgcctttgtGGCATGATCTTCCCAGGACGGGCCGGTTACAGGCTTCACCGGCGCCAAGCTCATGACTCCTCTGGCATGACTGAGGgttcagaggaggagggggaagaggaaggagcatCAGGGGCAGCCTCCACCCGTAGCCCTCCACTGCAGCTCTCAGAAGCAGAGCTGTTGAATCAGCTGCAGCGGGAGGTGGAGGCACTGGATGGAGCTGGCTATGGGCACATCTGTGGCTGCTGTGGTCAGACCTATGATGACCTAGGGAGCTTGGAGCGTCACCACCAAAGTCAGAGTTCTGGGAACACCATAGACAAGTCTCCCAGCCACTTAGAGTCAGGTGATGCTATGGGAAGGGTTGCAGACCCTGACCATGTCTTTGAGGACACAGTGGCCTGCCtctctggggagggtggggacacaAAGTCTGGAGAGGGAGTAGGTGCCATGGTTGTAGACAACCTTTGCATGCAAGGTGGGGAAAGTTCGCTGGAGGCCCAACCCCGCCCCTTCCGCTGCAACCAGTGTGGCAAGACCTACCGCCATGGGGGCAGCCTGGTGAACCACCGCAAGATCCATCAGACTGGAGATTTCATCTGCCCTGTCTGCTCCCGCTGCTACCCCAACCTGGCTGCCTACCGTAATCATCTACGAAACCACCCCCGCTGCAAAGGCtctgagccccaagtggggcccgtgccagaggcaggaggcagcagCGAGCCCCAGAACATGGCAGAAGAAGGGCTGGGGCAGGCAGATGTGGGAAAGTTTCAGGAGGAACTTAAAGTGGAACCCTTGGAGGAGGTGGCAAGGGTGAAagaggaggagtgggaggaggcCGCTGtgaagggggaggaggtggagccAAGGTTGGAGACTGCAGAGAAGAGCTGCCAGACTGAGGCCAGCTCTGAGCGGCCCTTCAGCTGTGAGGTGTGCGGCCGGTCGTACAAGCATGCTGGCAGCCTCATCAATCACCGGCAGAGCCACCAGACTGGACACTTTGGCTGCCAGGCCTGCTCCAAAGGCTTCTCAAACCTCATGTCTCTCAAAAACCACCGGCGCATCCATGCAGATCCCCGGCGTTTCCGCTGCAGcgaatgtgggaaggccttccgCCTGCGGAAACAGCTGGCCAGCCACCAGCGGGTGCATGTTGAGCGGGGTGGGAGCGGGGGCACTCGGAAGCTGATTCGGGAAGATCGGCCCTTCCGGTGTGGGCAGTGTGGACGGACCTACCGCCATGCTGGCAGCCTCCTAAACCACCGGCGCAGCCACGACACGGGCCAATACAGCTGTCCCACCTGCCCCAAGACCTACTCCAACAGCATGGCCCTAAAGGACCACCAGAGGCTGCACTCAGAGAGCCGGCGGCGGCGAGCAGGGCTATCTCGGCGAGCAGCTGTGCGCTGTGCCCTCTGTGGCCGAGGCTTCCCTGGCCGGGGATCTTTGGAGCAGCACCTGCGAGAGCATGAGGATACCAAAAGTGGTCCGAGAGGTCCAAATGGCACAGAGGGCAGTGAGGGGAACCTGGCTAATGACCAGGGACTAGAGGACACATCAGGTGGTACTGAGTCAGTTCTCCAGCTGGAGGATGGAGCCAGGAGGCTGGGGGGGCAGAGTCTGAGCCCCATCAGGGCAACAGGTTCAGAAGCCACAGAACTGGTATCCTGGGACATGGGGAATGCAGAAGGGAGGCAAGGAGATGGGGGACCAGTGGATCATGGTGGAGATTGGGTTCCTCAGGGTCATATACTGACCAAGCCAGAAGATGAGTCAGGGAACAGCATCCCCAAGAGTCCTTGCCACCTTGGCAACAGCCAGTCCAATGGACCTAGTCTGAGTCCAGTGGATAGCTGGGACGATGGAGACAGCCGACCTGAGCTCCGTCAAGAGAGTCACACCTTTTCCTGCAGCCACTGTGGCAAGACCTACTGCCACTCGGAAGACCCTTTGAACTGCCATAGCCCTTCCAAGACAGACCGCCACTATTGCCTGCTCTGCTCCAAGGAGTTCTTGAATCCTGTGGTCACTAAGACCCACAGCCACAACCACATAGATGCCCAGACCTTTGCCTGCCCTGAGTGTGGTATGGCCTTTCAGTCCCATCATGAACTAGCCAGCCACCTACACACACATGCCAGCGGCCTCAGTCAGATGCCACCCCTGAGAGAGGAGGCCAGAGGTCCTGAAGGTGGGGCTGTGAAGGATGAGGTGGATCTCCCTGGCCAAGGGGAAATCCAAAAGGCCCCATCAGAAccccccaggaccccaggagACAATACTGGGAGTGCTAATGGGGGGCAAGGAGTAAAGTCCACAGTGGCTGAAGACGAGGAACGGCCCTTCCGTTGTGCCCAGTGTGGGCGTTCCTACCGCCATGCCGGTAGCCTGCTGAACCATCAGAAGGCCCACACCACTGGACTCTAtccctgttccctctgccccaaaCTTCTACCCAACCTGCTGTCCCTTAAGAACCATGGCAGGACCCACACAGACCCTAAGCGCCACCGCTGTAGCATCTGTGGCAAGGCCTTCCGGACAGCTGCCCGGCTGGAGGGTCATGGACGAGTCCATGCACCCCGGGAAGGGCCCTTCACCTGCCCTCATTGTCCCCGCCACTTCCGCCGCCGAATCAGCTtccagcagcaccagcagcagcaccaggAGGAATGGACAGTGGCCAGCTCTG